A window of Syntrophorhabdaceae bacterium genomic DNA:
ATGCCTACGAACATGGTTGCGCCGTATCCGATAAAGCTGGCCCCTTTCAGAAATTCGGGGCTCATCTGCTTGGCGTCTCCTATGGTTGCGAGTGTTCCCGCACCCGCCCTCGGTATGCCTTCGGCGCTGCGAATCACATCGGGATTATGCTGCGTGCCATGCCAGGCTACATAGCCCACGCCGCCCCCGAGGAAGATCCTCGTGCCGATACCGATCGTGCGGTAGAGGGGGTCCTTGAGCAAAGGGGAGAGCTGGCCCGCGCTCGAATAGTTGGCGCACCCCATATTAGGTTTCAGTACGCCCATATAGGTATGAATCACCTTGGGAGTGAGGTTGACCGCCACGTTATAATTCTGGTAGTCGTTTCGGGGGTTATAGAGGTATGCCTCGTTTACGTTGTTTTTATTTATATAGGTCTCTATCTTCTTGCGGGGATAACAGTCCGTGCCGTAGGCGGTCGCCACGAGCCTGATGTTTTTTCCGCCCACGAACTCTTCGATCACGTGCCCGCCGCCATACTTGAATGCGCCGGGATAGACGGTATTTCTGGGATCGTCGTCAGGAGATGCCGTGGCCCCTATGTAGACATCGACCGCGGCAAGTCCGCTGTATGCGGGAACATCATTAAGATAGCACTTGCCGCCCCCAATCTTGATCCGCGGCTTCGAGTGGCCCACGTTGAGGAACATGCCGCTCGAGCACATGGGGCCGAAGGTCCCGGTCGTCACCACGTCCACCTGCGCGGCGGCCGCTTTTACGCCCTTATCCTTGACGATCCCGATCATCTCTTCGGCGGTTACCACTACCACCTTGCCCGATTTTATTTTTTCATTAATTTCATCGATGGTCTTCAAAATTTCCTCCTCGGATGCGCTCCCGTCCCCGGCGGCCCGTGGGATAATTCGCGCCCGCAACTATGAATCCGTCCCGTCCCCCGACGGCAACGCCGCGTGTCTCCTCTGAAGTGTTTTCCCGGGGAGGATAGAAGCGATCCCTTAAGCCACTCCCCTATTATACACTAATCGGGTCAGAATTTCGAAAATTTCCCTGCCCCGGCAATGGAATACGGAGTCCACGGGAGGTATTTATTTATAGAAGCAAAGGTATGCCACGTCCGCCTCCACTTCGAGATCGAAGGAGGTATCTTTCGGGACGATAAAGGTCTCTTCGGGCCCGAAAACCTGCCAGTCCTTGCCCGGCAGCCTCACGCGCATGGAGCCCTCCACCACGGTCATGTGCTCTTCAGAAGAGGTGGAAAAAGTATATTTCCCCGGTTCCATGATGCCCACCGTAGCGTATCCTGCCTCGGTGTCCATGCCAAGGCTCTGTACTTTGCCCTCGAAATATTCGTTATGCTTTATCATGAAATACCTCCTATTATATGCCTGAGGGTCAGTTTAATATGGTTTGCCGCGGATTTGCAAGAGTACGTGGCGAGGACGTCGCGCGAGTCGCAGAGTCCCGCACAGCTCTCGGAAAAAACCAATCAGGGTGAAAGCGCTTGTCCATTTATGAACTGGTGCTTATAATCCGGGAGAGCCGGTGGGAGGTGAGGGTGAGAGTATTTACCTTGTTTTTCGGTATAATTTTTACGATCTTTATAAGTTCCTC
This region includes:
- a CDS encoding homocysteine biosynthesis protein, translated to MKTIDEINEKIKSGKVVVVTAEEMIGIVKDKGVKAAAAQVDVVTTGTFGPMCSSGMFLNVGHSKPRIKIGGGKCYLNDVPAYSGLAAVDVYIGATASPDDDPRNTVYPGAFKYGGGHVIEEFVGGKNIRLVATAYGTDCYPRKKIETYINKNNVNEAYLYNPRNDYQNYNVAVNLTPKVIHTYMGVLKPNMGCANYSSAGQLSPLLKDPLYRTIGIGTRIFLGGGVGYVAWHGTQHNPDVIRSAEGIPRAGAGTLATIGDAKQMSPEFLKGASFIGYGATMFVGIGIPIPVLDEEMAFLTSRGDEDYFAQIVDYGSDYPQREPKSLGEVSYAELKTGTISFNGKEIPSFPISSYSKAVEIATLLRDWIQAGSFLLTNPVVPLPGVGQGIKMNTLEERSPDRT
- a CDS encoding pyrimidine/purine nucleoside phosphorylase, translating into MIKHNEYFEGKVQSLGMDTEAGYATVGIMEPGKYTFSTSSEEHMTVVEGSMRVRLPGKDWQVFGPEETFIVPKDTSFDLEVEADVAYLCFYK